The DNA window AACTTCGGGCTCACGTGGGACCGCATCCGCGAGGCGAACCCCGCGGCGGTGTTCGTCCGGATGCCCGCGTTCGGGTTGTCCGGGCCGTGGCGGGACCGCACCGGGTTCGCACAGACGATGGAGCAGGCCACCGGCCTGTCGTGGATGACCGGCTACCGCGACGGCAGCCCGATGGTGCTCAAGGGGCCGTGCGATCCCGTCGCGGGACTGCATGCGGTGGTCGCGACGCTGTCGGCGCTCGAGTACGCCCGCACCCGCGGGCGCGGTTGTTTCGTGGAGGTGCCCATGGTGGAGAGCGCCCTCGGCGTCGCCGCCGAGATGGTCGTCGAACACAGCGCCTACGGCACGAGCCCGGCCCGCGACGGCAACCGCGGCCCCGGCGCCGCGCCCCAGGGCGTGTACCGCTGCGCCGGCGCCGACGACTGGTTGGCCGTCTCGGTCACCGACGACGCCCAGTGGTCCGCGCTCGCCACGGTCCTGGAACTACCGGAATCGGTGCGCGGCAGCGGGTTCGACACGGTGGGTGGCCGACGCCGCCGGCACGACCGGCTCGACGAACTGCTCACCGAGTGCTGCGCGGACCGCGACGTCGACGACCTCGCGGCGGCGCTGCTGGCGCGCGGGGTGCCGGCCGCCCGCGTCGTCGACCCCAGCCGGATCCTCGACAACCCGCAGGTACGCGGCCGCGGCTTCCCAGTGAAGCTGGACCATCCGGTGCTCGGGGCCTTCGAGATCCCGGGCCTGCCGGTGGTGTTCGCCTCGCACGCCCGGGCGGCGTTCGAGACCGCGGCGCCCACGCTCGGCCAGCACAACACCGAGGTGCTCACCGACCTCGCCGGGGTGTCCCCGCAGCGCCTGGCGCAGCTGGCCGCCGACGGCGTGATCGGCGACCGCCCCCTTCATCTCTGACTGCCGGCACGGCCGAGAAGTCGATCCCAGACAGGAGTACTCGATGTGACCGCACATCCCTTCCGTGACGTCGCGATCGTCGCCGCCTACAACACCGCGCAGGCGCGCGTGCTGGACGGACACGACAGCTTCACCATCAGCCTCGAGGCGGCGCGCGGCGTCATCGCTCGGTCGGGGGTCGACCCGACCACCATCGACGGCGTCTACAGCAAGACCGCGCCGCAGTTGATCTACTCCCTCGGGTTGGGGCCGGTGTGGAACGCCAACAACCCGGGCGGCATCACCGGTGTCCTGCACGCGGCGAGCGTCGTGGCCGCCGGGCTGTGCGAGACCGTCCTGATCGCCGACGGGGAGGCGGGCCGCTACACCGAACGCGAATCGACCGCGCCGTGGACGCGTCCGACCAACGAGTTCGTCGCGCCCTTCGGGCTCTACACCGCGTCGGAGTTCGCGCTCATCGCGCGTCGGCACATGCATCGGCACGGCACCACCAGCGAGCAGATGGCCGAGATCGCGGCCACCATCCGCAACAACGGCAACGTCAACCCGGACGCCGTCTATTACGGCCGCGGGCCGTTCACCGCCGACGACATCCTCGCCTCGCGCATGATCGCCGATCCGTTCCACCTGCTCGATTGCGCCATGACCTCCGAGGGCGGGTGCGCGCTGATCGTCACCACCGCCGAGCGCGCGAAGGACCTGCCGGGCAAGCCCGTCTACGTTCTCGGGGGCGGCCTGGACCACATGGGCCCGTCGTACCAGCACGCCCCCAGCTGGGACCTCGGCAGCCGCTCCTCCGACATACCCAACGGTTACGTCGGCCGGCGCGCCGCGCGCAAGAGCTTCGCGATGGCGGGCCTGACGCCCGCCGACGTCGACGTCGCCGAACTGTACGACCCGTTCTCCTTCGAGATCATCCGCCAGTTCGAGGCGTTCGAGTTCTGCGGCGACGGCGAGGGCGGGCCGTGGTGCGTCGAGAACGTCACCGGCGCGGAGCCGGCGTTGCCGCTGACCACCGACGGCGGCCTGATGTCCTACAGCCACGGCGGCGGCATCGTGCAGCTGACGCAGCGGATCGCCCGGTCCGTGCACCAGCTGCAGGGGGTGTGCGCGACCGGTCAGGTCGACGACGCCGAGGTGGTGCTGTGCAGCAACGGCGGTGCCGGCGCCTTCTTCACCGACGTCCTGCTACTGGGAAGTGAGCGACCATGAGCGAGAACACCATCGCCACCGTGCTGGCCCCGCAGCGGGCGGGTATCCCGCTGCCCACCCCGTCCGTGCTGTCCCAGCCTTTCTGGGAGGGGTGCGCGCTGGGAGAGCTGCGGTATCAGCGCTGTACCGCCTGCGGCCGCGCGGAATTCGACCCGAACCGGCTGTGCCGCGGCTGTGGCAGCGACGCACTCGACTGGCAGGTGAGCGCCGGCCGGGGCACCGTCTACAGCTACACCGAGGTGGTCCGCCCGCAGACGCCCGCGTTCACCAGCCCCTACGTGGTGCTCATCGTCGAGCTCGACGAGGGCTACCACATGGTCTCCAACCTCATCGGCTGCCCGGCGTCCGACGTCCGGATCGGCCTGCCGGTGCAGGTGAGCTTTCACGAGGTCGACGACGGCGTCGTCCTGCCGTACTTCGCGCCGGAGGATCAGAGGCAATGAGCGACAACCTTTCTCCCCACGTCGCGGTCGTCACCGGCGCCAGCCGCGGCATCGGCCGCGCCATCGCGCGCCGCCTCGCGGCCGACGGCATCCACGTCCTGGCGGTGTCCCGATCGCTGCGCGCCGGCGACGGTCGGCTGCAGGGGTCGCTCGAGGAGACCGTGGCGCAGATCCGCGCCGACGGCGGCACCGCCGAGGCCCTCGCGTTCGACCTCGGCGACCCGGCCGTCGACCGCGCGGCGGTGATCGCGCACGCCGAGTCGGTGTTCGGCGCGCCGGTCGACATCCTCGTCAACAACGCGGCCGCCAGCCGGCACTTCGACCAGCGGTACGACGCGATGACCCGCGAATCGTTCCGCGACTCGGTGGAGACCAACGTCTGGGCCGGATGGGATCTCGCCGTCGCCGCGATCCCCGGCATGCGCCGCCGAGGCGCCGGGTGGATCCTGAGCATCTCCTCGACGCAGGCCGGTCCGCGGGTGGGGCCACCGTTCGCGGCGAACTCGACCTTCGGGGCCTGCCTCTACGGCGGCACCAAGGCGATGATCGACCGGATCACCACCGGCGCCGCGATGGACCTGTACGACGACAACATCGCCGTCAACACGCTCGCCCCGGAGTACTCGATCGCGACCGAGAACGCGCTCACCGTCCCGGGTGTCACCACCGACAACTCCGAACCCGAGGAGACCATCGCGGAGGCCGCGCTGGCCCTGTGCACGGGCGACCCGAAGGTGCTGACCGGCAGGATCACCCGCAACCTGGGACTGCTGGTGGAGCTGCAGCGTCCGGTCCGCACCCTCGACGGCCGCGCTCTGGTCCCGGGCTGGCAGCCCCGCGACATCGACACCTCCCGCATCCGCCCCGGATACCTCGCCGCGCTCGCCTGAGCGCCCACCCCGCGGTGCTCGCGCCGCCGCACCGGCACCGCCGCCCCCGATCCGCAACAATCGTTTGTTTATCACTACAGGAGGCACACCCATGCCACTCCAGCCGTGGATGAAGCTCGTCTCGGTCGACGACCACCTCATCGAGCACCCCACCGTGTGGGCCGACCGGCTGCCGGCCAAGTTCCGCGAGGCCGGGCCCCGCATCGTCGAGGAGCCGTCGCCGTCGGGCGGCGCGCCCATGCAGGTGTGGAACTACCAGGGCAAGCGATTCCCGGCGATCGGGCTCAACGCGGTGGCCGGCAAGAATCCCGAGGACTTCGGCATGGAACCGGTCCGGTACTCCGACATGATCCCGGGCTGCTACGACCCCAAGGCCCGCCTGGCCGACATGGACCTCGACGGCGTGTGGGCGCAGACCTGCTTCCCGTCGTTCCCGCGTTTCGCCGGCGCGCTTTTCACCGTCGAGAGCACGGACATGGAACTGGCACTGCTGAGCGTTCAGGCCTACAACGACTACGTCCTCGACGAATGGTGTGCCGCGGCGCCGGACCGGTTCATCCCGGTGATCATCCTGCCGCTGTGGGACATCGCGGAGTGCGTCACCGAGATCCACCGCGCCGCTGCGAAGGGCGCCAAGGGCATCACGTTCCCGGAGGATCCGGTACCGCTGGGGCTGCCGTCGTACTACACCGACCACTGGGATCCGGTGTTCGCAGCGGCGCAGGAGACGGGCATGCCGCTGTGCCTGCACTTCGGGTCGTCGGGCCGCCCGCCCGCGACGGCGGAGGAGGCCCCGTACGCGGTGACCATCTCGCTGTACGCGACCAACATGATGTCGTCCACCTCGCACCTGCTGTTCTCGCCGGTGTTCCACAAGTTCCCGAACCTCAAGGTCGCGCTGTCCGAGGGCAACATCGGCTGGGTGCCGTACATGCTCGAGCGCATCGATGCCGTCTGGGAGCGGCATCGGCACTACCAGAACGTGGTGCAGGACGTGGTGCCGTCGACCCTGTGGTTCCGGAACATGTACGGCTGCTTCATCGACGACGACTTCGGGCTGAAGAACCGGCACGTGGTCGGCATCGACAACATCACGTGGGAGTGCGACTACCCGCACTCGGACTCGTACTGGCCCAACAGCCGCAGGCACGCCGAGTTCCGGTTCCAAGACGTGCCGGACGACGAGGTCGTCAAGATCGTCGAGACCAACGCCCGGAAGCTGTTCAATTTCCACGACGGGGCCACGTCGTGACGGCACCGGACCCCTTCGCCTGGCAGCAGCCGCCGCTCACCCCGATGACGGCCGAGGAACGGATCGAGGCCGACGACTGGGTGGAGCAGGACCTGCTCACCCGCGACCTCGCCGTCGAACGCCTCGACGCCGTCGTCGCGCAGGCCGAGGCCGAGCTGGCGTATCTGGAGAAGACGGGGGCGCCGGCCGACGCGATCGAGCTGGTGCGCCGGCGCATCGCCGCCGCGGCCGCGTCCCGGACGTTCGTCGAGGAGAGCTGATCGTGTCGTCCATGGCGACCGCGCTGGTGCAGACCGGCCCACGCGCGGTGCATTTCGAGGAGTTCCCGATCCCGGCGCTCGTGCCCGGTTCGGCGCTGCTGCGCGTCGAGGCGAACGGGTTGTGCGCCAGCGACATCGACTCGTGGGAGGTCAAGCACTCGGCGTACGAACCGGGGGTGTCACCGTTCCCACGGATCAACGGGCACGAGATCGTCGGCGTCGTCGAGGACATCGGCGGGGGCGCCCGCGCCGACGGGGTTCGCGTGGGGGACCGGGTCGCGGTGAACCCGTTCCTGTCGTGCGGGCGGTGTGAGGGCTGCCGCGAGGGCGCGACCATCCGGTGCACCGGATGGCCGTTCCGGCCGAACGCGTACGGGTACATCCCGACGCGGCACGAGCCGGCGCTGTGGGGCGGATACGCGACGCACGTCTACATCCACCCCAACGCAATCCTGCACCCGTTCCCGGAGACCACCGATCCGCTCGACGCCACACTGTGGAATCCGCTGGCGGCGGCCATCGACTGGGCCGTCACCACGCCCGGCACCACGATCGGCACGACGATCGCGATCCTCGGCTGCGGTCAGCGCGGGCTCGCCGCGGTGGTCGCGGCGAAGGCGGCCGGCGCCGACACGATCCTCGCGACCGGACTGTCACGGGACCGGCACAAGCTGGCTCTGGCAACGGAATTCGGTGCCGACGTGGTCGTCGACGTCGAGACCGAGGATCTGCGTGCGCTCGCGCGGCAGATCACCGGCGGGCGCGGGTTCGACGTCGTGCTCGACACCTCACCGCACGCCACGGGCCCGCTGCTCGACGCCCTCGACATCGTCCGCACCGGCGGCACCGTGGTGTCCGCGGGACTGAAGACCCGGCCCGTCGAGAACTTCCCGATCGACCAGTTGACACTCAAGAACATCCGTCTGATCGGGTGCGGCGGTTCCGGGGTGGCGGCCTACCAGCAGGCGGCCGGGATCGTCGCGTCCGGCCGGTTCCCGCTGAGCCGCATGCGCACCCACGTCCTCGGCTTCGATCGTCTCGAGTACGGGATCGAACTGCTGCGCGGGGATCACCCCGAGGAGCGGCCGATCAACATCGTCATCACCCCGACCCGGGGATGACCTCGGTCAGCCGTCGATGTTCTTGCGCTGGTTCGCCAGGAAGCGGGCCTTCTTCTCGCGATTGCCGCACGTGTTCATGTCGCACCACCGGCGGGTGCGGCTGCGGCTGGTGTCGAAGAACGCGGCCCGGCAGGTGGGCGATCCGCACAGGGCCAGTCTGCCGTCGCGTGCCCCGGTGATGACGTCGATCGCGTCGGCGGCGATCACCCCCAGGGCGTCGTCGACGCCGGAAGCCGAGCCCAGTCGCCACCGCCGCTCACCGTCGGACGTCAGGATGGCCGAGGCGCCGCCCCGCAGGCTGCAGTCGTTGATGATGTCGACGGCAGCTGCGGGGAGAGTCTCGTGCAGCGCCGCCGCCGTCGCGGCGGCATGAATCGCCTCCCGCAGCTCGCGGGCGCGCGCGAGCTCGGCGGTGCTGCACGAGTCCACGGCCAGGCCGTAGATCGCCAGCCAGTCGACGAGGCGCTGCGAGGTGGGGATGCGTTCCACCGCGTCGCCGTGACGCTCCGACAACGTCCCGGTGAAGCTGGTGGCGAGCACGCTACCGAGACGGAAGTCGGGGAACCCAGCAGACATGGAACCACCATAGCCGGTTGCCGAGGGCACGCTGCCGTGTTAGAACCGTCATAGCTGGTTCTTGATCGGTCGTACTCGATTCCGCGATGGCCAGGAGGTCCCATGTCCACGTTCGACCACGTTCCGATTTCCT is part of the Rhodococcus sp. SGAir0479 genome and encodes:
- a CDS encoding thiolase family protein; protein product: MTAHPFRDVAIVAAYNTAQARVLDGHDSFTISLEAARGVIARSGVDPTTIDGVYSKTAPQLIYSLGLGPVWNANNPGGITGVLHAASVVAAGLCETVLIADGEAGRYTERESTAPWTRPTNEFVAPFGLYTASEFALIARRHMHRHGTTSEQMAEIAATIRNNGNVNPDAVYYGRGPFTADDILASRMIADPFHLLDCAMTSEGGCALIVTTAERAKDLPGKPVYVLGGGLDHMGPSYQHAPSWDLGSRSSDIPNGYVGRRAARKSFAMAGLTPADVDVAELYDPFSFEIIRQFEAFEFCGDGEGGPWCVENVTGAEPALPLTTDGGLMSYSHGGGIVQLTQRIARSVHQLQGVCATGQVDDAEVVLCSNGGAGAFFTDVLLLGSERP
- a CDS encoding Zn-ribbon domain-containing OB-fold protein gives rise to the protein MSENTIATVLAPQRAGIPLPTPSVLSQPFWEGCALGELRYQRCTACGRAEFDPNRLCRGCGSDALDWQVSAGRGTVYSYTEVVRPQTPAFTSPYVVLIVELDEGYHMVSNLIGCPASDVRIGLPVQVSFHEVDDGVVLPYFAPEDQRQ
- a CDS encoding SDR family NAD(P)-dependent oxidoreductase, which codes for MSDNLSPHVAVVTGASRGIGRAIARRLAADGIHVLAVSRSLRAGDGRLQGSLEETVAQIRADGGTAEALAFDLGDPAVDRAAVIAHAESVFGAPVDILVNNAAASRHFDQRYDAMTRESFRDSVETNVWAGWDLAVAAIPGMRRRGAGWILSISSTQAGPRVGPPFAANSTFGACLYGGTKAMIDRITTGAAMDLYDDNIAVNTLAPEYSIATENALTVPGVTTDNSEPEETIAEAALALCTGDPKVLTGRITRNLGLLVELQRPVRTLDGRALVPGWQPRDIDTSRIRPGYLAALA
- a CDS encoding amidohydrolase family protein gives rise to the protein MPLQPWMKLVSVDDHLIEHPTVWADRLPAKFREAGPRIVEEPSPSGGAPMQVWNYQGKRFPAIGLNAVAGKNPEDFGMEPVRYSDMIPGCYDPKARLADMDLDGVWAQTCFPSFPRFAGALFTVESTDMELALLSVQAYNDYVLDEWCAAAPDRFIPVIILPLWDIAECVTEIHRAAAKGAKGITFPEDPVPLGLPSYYTDHWDPVFAAAQETGMPLCLHFGSSGRPPATAEEAPYAVTISLYATNMMSSTSHLLFSPVFHKFPNLKVALSEGNIGWVPYMLERIDAVWERHRHYQNVVQDVVPSTLWFRNMYGCFIDDDFGLKNRHVVGIDNITWECDYPHSDSYWPNSRRHAEFRFQDVPDDEVVKIVETNARKLFNFHDGATS
- a CDS encoding zinc-dependent alcohol dehydrogenase, producing the protein MATALVQTGPRAVHFEEFPIPALVPGSALLRVEANGLCASDIDSWEVKHSAYEPGVSPFPRINGHEIVGVVEDIGGGARADGVRVGDRVAVNPFLSCGRCEGCREGATIRCTGWPFRPNAYGYIPTRHEPALWGGYATHVYIHPNAILHPFPETTDPLDATLWNPLAAAIDWAVTTPGTTIGTTIAILGCGQRGLAAVVAAKAAGADTILATGLSRDRHKLALATEFGADVVVDVETEDLRALARQITGGRGFDVVLDTSPHATGPLLDALDIVRTGGTVVSAGLKTRPVENFPIDQLTLKNIRLIGCGGSGVAAYQQAAGIVASGRFPLSRMRTHVLGFDRLEYGIELLRGDHPEERPINIVITPTRG
- a CDS encoding CGNR zinc finger domain-containing protein, with the protein product MSAGFPDFRLGSVLATSFTGTLSERHGDAVERIPTSQRLVDWLAIYGLAVDSCSTAELARARELREAIHAAATAAALHETLPAAAVDIINDCSLRGGASAILTSDGERRWRLGSASGVDDALGVIAADAIDVITGARDGRLALCGSPTCRAAFFDTSRSRTRRWCDMNTCGNREKKARFLANQRKNIDG